From the Chthoniobacterales bacterium genome, one window contains:
- the msrA gene encoding peptide-methionine (S)-S-oxide reductase MsrA, which produces MTKHFTALILAALVLTAGNISRAEEAPPAKTKTAVFAAGCFWCIQTPYDKAKGVVKTIVGYTGGSAEDATYEKVSSHRTKHREAIEITYDPAQISYDQLLDIFWRNIDPTQADGQFYDIGPNYKAAVYYANDDEKKAAEASKEKLSKSGKFTKPIVTDILPATTFYPAEDYHQKYYLKSPADYERYHDGSGRERFFDKTWKDEKKK; this is translated from the coding sequence ATGACAAAACATTTCACTGCTTTGATTTTGGCCGCGCTCGTTCTGACCGCTGGAAATATCAGCCGCGCGGAGGAAGCTCCCCCGGCGAAAACGAAAACGGCAGTTTTCGCTGCGGGCTGTTTCTGGTGCATCCAAACGCCCTACGACAAGGCAAAAGGAGTCGTCAAAACCATCGTCGGCTATACCGGTGGCAGCGCCGAGGATGCGACCTACGAAAAAGTTTCATCGCATCGCACGAAGCATCGGGAAGCAATCGAAATAACCTACGATCCGGCGCAGATTTCCTATGACCAATTGCTGGACATCTTCTGGCGCAACATTGACCCGACCCAGGCGGACGGACAGTTTTACGACATCGGTCCCAATTATAAGGCGGCCGTTTACTACGCGAACGACGACGAGAAAAAAGCCGCCGAAGCGTCGAAGGAAAAACTGAGCAAATCAGGAAAATTCACGAAGCCGATCGTAACCGACATCCTGCCCGCCACGACATTTTATCCCGCGGAAGATTATCACCAAAAATATTACCTGAAGAGCCCCGCGGACTACGAGCGGTATCACGACGGTTCGGGGCGCGAACGATTTTTCGACAAGACCTGGAAGGACGAAAAGAAGAAGTGA
- a CDS encoding PHP domain-containing protein: MRPSNSELAELLARQAETSSGILVRAFKRAARSAFLWREQAAALLATGRELTELHGVGPFLARQLREWIEKPSAGDRRAPAIRRDFLTTADARVILAADPKWTALLRGDLQMHTVWSDGSATVLEMAQAAKERNYDYIAITDHSKGLKIAGGIDEKDLARQGAEIAKANRALRACGLTVLRSIEMNLNPRGEGDMDPKSLQHLDLVLGAFHSSLRTKEDQTDRYLAALRNPEIQILGHPRGRIYNFRLGLKADWPRVFAEAAKLDKAMEIDCYPDRQDLNVALLKIARKEGARISLGTDAHHADQLAFIELGLAAALKARIPAGRILNFMALASLRAWVEKLRTRRR; the protein is encoded by the coding sequence ATGAGACCATCGAACTCCGAGCTCGCGGAACTGCTAGCTCGCCAGGCCGAAACAAGCTCGGGCATCCTCGTCCGTGCTTTCAAGCGGGCGGCCCGGAGCGCTTTTCTTTGGCGAGAGCAGGCTGCAGCGCTGCTCGCGACAGGGCGTGAGCTTACCGAGCTGCACGGAGTCGGTCCCTTCCTTGCCCGGCAATTGAGGGAATGGATCGAAAAACCGTCCGCGGGGGACAGACGCGCTCCCGCGATCCGGCGCGACTTTCTTACGACGGCCGATGCCCGCGTTATTCTTGCCGCGGACCCGAAATGGACCGCTCTGCTTCGCGGTGACCTCCAAATGCACACCGTTTGGAGCGACGGTTCGGCCACTGTGCTGGAGATGGCGCAGGCCGCGAAGGAGCGAAACTATGATTACATCGCGATCACCGATCACTCCAAAGGGCTGAAAATCGCCGGCGGCATCGATGAAAAAGATCTCGCTCGGCAGGGCGCCGAAATCGCGAAAGCAAACCGCGCCTTACGCGCCTGCGGCCTGACGGTCCTGCGGTCGATCGAGATGAACCTAAATCCGCGGGGCGAAGGCGACATGGATCCAAAATCTCTCCAGCATCTTGATCTCGTGCTGGGCGCCTTTCATTCGTCGCTGCGGACGAAAGAGGACCAGACCGATCGATATCTCGCCGCGCTCCGCAATCCCGAAATCCAAATCCTGGGTCATCCTCGGGGCCGGATTTACAATTTTCGTCTCGGGCTCAAGGCCGATTGGCCTCGGGTCTTTGCCGAAGCGGCAAAGCTGGACAAGGCGATGGAAATCGATTGCTACCCGGACCGGCAGGATCTCAATGTTGCGTTGCTTAAGATCGCGCGAAAAGAAGGAGCCAGAATCTCGCTAGGCACCGACGCGCATCATGCTGACCAATTGGCATTTATCGAACTTGGCCTGGCGGCCGCGCTCAAGGCCCGAATCCCGGCCGGCCGCATTCTGAATTTCATGGCTCTCGCGAGCCTCCGTGCATGGGTCGAAAAACTGCGGACCCGCCGCCGTTGA